The Mycolicibacterium monacense genome contains the following window.
CGCACCTCGGTGGATGCGGTGTTCGCCGCCGTGGCGGTGGCGGGTCTGCTCATCCTGGGGTTCAATCCACTGTCGTTCTTCGACGTCGGCATCTGGCGCGACGACCACAGCGTGGCCGCGCGCGCGACGGTCATCGCCCTGGCGGTGGTGACGCTGATGCTGGCGATGGTGGTGTTGGCCAAGGGAAAGGTGTGGACCGGGTTGGTGGGCATGTTCATCACACCCCTGCTGTTCGTGGGCGCGTTGCGGCTGTCCCGCCCGCACGCGCCGTGGGCCCGCTGGCGCTACACGAACCGGCCCCGCAAGATGCACCGGGCGCTGGAACGTGAGCGCTGGCTGCGCAGGCCCGTCGTGCAGGCCAAACTGTGGCTGCAGGACGCCATCGCCGGGATGCCGCGATTCCCCGACGATGGGAAGGTCGACGAACAGCTGGACCGCGAGATCCACGCCGCACCCGCCCCGCAGAAGGTCGCCGCGGTCGAGAAAGCCCCGGTGTAGATGCGCTACTTCTACGACACCGAGTTCATCGACAACGGCCGCACCATCGAGCTCATCTCGATCGGCGTGGCGGCCGAGGACGGCCGCGAGTACTACGCGGTGTCGACCGAGTTCGACCCGGAACGCGCGGGCAGCTGGGTCCGCAAACACGTGCTTCCGAAGCTGCCGTCGCCGGCGTCGAAGTCCTGGCGGTCCCGCCGCGAGATCCGATCCGAACTCGAGGACTTCTTCGGCATCGACGGCGACGAGCCGATCGAGCTGTGGGCCTGGGTGGGCGCCTACGACCACGTGGTGCTCTGCCAGCTGTGGGGGCCGATGACCGCGCTGCCACCCGCGATACCCCGGTTCACCCGCGAACTGCGCCAGTTCTGGGAGGACCGCGGCTCACCGCGGATGCCACCGCGGCCGCGTGACTCCCACGACGCGCTGGTCGACGCCCGCCACAACCTGCTGCGCTACCAGGTCATGACCGGATCAGCGGGGATGGACGGCCGTTCCCGGCCCTGACTTACCATTGACGGGTGAACTGGACCGTCGACATCCCCATCGACCAGCTCCCCGACCTGCCGCCCCTGCCGGACGAGCTGCGTCACCGCCTGGATTCCGCGCTGGCCAAACCGGCGGTCCAGCAGCCGAGCTGGGACGCCGACGCCGCCAAGGCCATGCGCACGGTCCTCGAGAGCGTTCCGCCGGTCACGGTGCCCTCGGAGATCGAGAAGCTCAAGGGTCTGCTCGCCGACGTCGCGCGCGGTGAGGCGTTCCTGCTGCAGGGCGGGGACTGCGCCGAGACGTTCGTCGACAACACCGAACCGCACATCCGCGCCAACATCCGCACCCTGCTGCAGATGGCCGTTGTCCTCACCTACGGCGCGAGCATGCCGGTGGTCAAGGTGGCGCGCATCGCCGGGCAGTACGCCAAACCGCGCTCGTCGGACATCGACGCGCTGGGGCTGAAGTCC
Protein-coding sequences here:
- a CDS encoding polyadenylate-specific 3'-exoribonuclease AS: MRYFYDTEFIDNGRTIELISIGVAAEDGREYYAVSTEFDPERAGSWVRKHVLPKLPSPASKSWRSRREIRSELEDFFGIDGDEPIELWAWVGAYDHVVLCQLWGPMTALPPAIPRFTRELRQFWEDRGSPRMPPRPRDSHDALVDARHNLLRYQVMTGSAGMDGRSRP